The segment CAGGATGCTGAAGAGGATCAGGTTGAGGAGCAGCATGGCCAGGGTGAGTCCGTTGATCCAAACGTTGGAGTAAGAATCGCCCAGACGCCGGTAGAGCATGAGGACGGGACCGGCCACCAGGGCCAGAACCAGGGAGATGAGGGGCAGACGCCAGTCGAATCCCACGCGGCCCAGGTAGAGAGCGTTCTGCAGAGACTTGATGAGGTTGACCGAGGCCATGGCCAGAAAGAAGTATCCGGCCATCAGAGCAACCGAGGACGCCTCCTCGCGCCGAACCTGCAAGAGCCTGCTGAAGAAATCCATCGGCCACTCCACGCGGCTGTTCCAAGCAGGACGGCCGCCGCACCCAAGGGGGTGCCGGAAGACCTGTCAGTCTACTACACTGTGCTAGCATAAGCCCGCTATGCGAAACCTGCTGCTGGCCGCATCCGTGCTGGGATTTCTGGGCGTCGCGGCGGGCGCTTTCGGCGCCCACGGACTCAAGAGCCGCCTCTCCCAGGAGATGCTGGAAATCTTCGACACCGGAGTGCGCTACCACCTGCTGCACGTGTTGGCCGTGCTGGCCTCGGCCTGGGTCCTCGACCGCTTGCAGCAGCCGTCCGCTCTGTGGGCAGGTTGGCTCTTCGTGGCCGGCATCCTCATCTTTTCCGGCTCTCTCTACATGCTCAGCCTGACCGGCACCCGCTGGCTCGGGGCCGTCACTCCCGTCGGCGGAGTGGCCTTCCTGGCCGGATGGCTGTGTCTGGCCTGGGCGGCCCTGCGGTAAGGCGTCGCCTTGGAAGGCGATCCGCGTTATGCTATGACGCCATGA is part of the Acidobacteriota bacterium genome and harbors:
- a CDS encoding DUF423 domain-containing protein, producing the protein MRNLLLAASVLGFLGVAAGAFGAHGLKSRLSQEMLEIFDTGVRYHLLHVLAVLASAWVLDRLQQPSALWAGWLFVAGILIFSGSLYMLSLTGTRWLGAVTPVGGVAFLAGWLCLAWAALR